Proteins from a genomic interval of Gadus macrocephalus chromosome 2, ASM3116895v1:
- the doc2a gene encoding double C2-like domain-containing protein alpha, translated as MTVRGGKKLCISIQEHMAIDVCPGPIRPIRQISAYFPRVSPTSPTPLSPNPASTVILGGAGLGGVVSGPAAGHLLSPLLPHGGGAMGRGGGAMGRGSGSLSQTSSMDTSMEIHSSDSDDCTALGTLEFELFYQQTTSQLHCTILRAKGLKPMDFNGLADPYVKLHLLPGACKANKLKTRTIRNSLHPVWNETLTYIGITEEDMHRKTLRLSVCDEDKLTHNEFIGESRVPLRRVKPDQTKYFHTCLEHPPPLPSPTAMGTALRGISCYLREWENEQLHSLEERGRLLLSLQFLQAREAEGGVGAGEDLRRGGGLCVGVRRCAHLAAMDVNGFSDPYVKIYLKPDIQKKSKHKTAVIKKTLNPEFNEEFFYEISLAELAHKTLEVTVWDYDLGRSNDFIGGVCLSCHSQGDALRHWMDSLKNKGQRVERWHILTNELPQTFSHD; from the exons ATGACGGTGCGCGGGGGGAAGAAGCTCTGCATCTCCATCCAGGAACACATGGCCATCGACGTCTGCCCCGGGCCAATCAGACCCATCCGCCAGATCTCCGCATACTTCCCCCGcgtctcccccacctcccccaccccactcTCCCCCAACCCGGCCTCCACGGTAATCCTCGGTGGCGCCGGCCTCGGGGGCGTGGTCTCTGGCCCGGCGGCGGGTCACCTCCTGTCACCGCTGCTGCCTCACGGGGGCGGGGCTATGGGGCGCGGGGGTGGAGCTATGGGGCGAGGGAGCGGGTCCCTCTCCCAGACCAGCAGCATGGACACGTCCATGGAGATCCACAGCTCGGACAGCGACGACTGCA ctgctcTAGGAACGCTGGAGTTTGAGTTGTTCTACCAGCAGACCACCAGCCAACTGCACTGCACCATCCTCAGAGCTAAG GGTCTTAAACCCATGGACTTCAATGGCTTGGCCGACCCCTACGTCAAACTGCATCTGCTGCCCGGAGCGTGCAAG gCCAACAAGTTGAAAACCAGGACAATCAGGAACTCTCTGCACCCGGTGTGGAACGAGACTCTGACATACATCGGCATCACTGAGGAAGACATGCACAGGAAGaccctcag GTTGTCAGTGTGTGACGAGGACAAGCTGACTCACAACGAGTTCATCGGGGAGTCGAGGGTTCCGCTGCGACGCGtcaaaccagaccagaccaagTACTTCCACACCTGCCTGGAGCACCCGCCCCCG ctTCCTTCTCCTACAGCGATGGGCACAGCTCTGAGGGGAATATCCTGTTACTTAAGagag TGGGAGAACGAGCAGCTGCACAGCCTTGAGGAGCGGGGCCGTCTCCTGCTCTCCCTGCAGTTCCTCCAGGccagggaggcggaggggggagtgggagcGGGCGAAGACCTCCGTCGTGGCGGAGGGCTCTGTGTCGGCGTGCGGCGGTGTGCCCACCTGGCCGCCATGGACGTCAACGGCTTCTCCGACCCCTACGTCAAAAT ATACCTGAAACCTGACATACAGAAGAAATCCAAGCACAAAACAGCAGTGATTAAAAAGACACTCAACCCAGAGTTCAACGAG GAGTTCTTCTACGAGATATCTCTGGCAGAGCTGGCTCATAAAACTCTCGAGGTCACGGTGTGGGACTACGACCTGGGCCGCTCCAACGACTTCATCG GTGGTGTCTGTCTGAGCTGTCACTCACAGGGCGACGCCCTCCGTCATTGGATGGACTCTCTGAAGAACAAGGGACAGAGGGTGGAGCGATGGCACATTCTGACCAATGAGCTCCCCCAGACCTTCAGCCACGACTAG